Proteins encoded together in one Ictalurus furcatus strain D&B unplaced genomic scaffold, Billie_1.0 scf2, whole genome shotgun sequence window:
- the LOC128604701 gene encoding NLR family CARD domain-containing protein 3-like isoform X1, which yields MTSNMSVSGEQDLNKDERMMEGKRSDSPEPSCVSMKSDRSMHRPLNFRDGASSPDVRPQQKKSNLSRNQLDSIFKELEHKVITLIKNELKRFRKLLSPDYPACTEREVEDEEDLHSVGEGALKITLHVLKNMNHTDLANTLHNKSVASVYQTKLKSSLREKFKRINEGISQHGSSALLNEIYTELYITEGWSGDVNNEHEVRQIETASRRPATQETPIKCNDLFKDKSIRSVLTKGVAGIGKTVSVQKFILDWAEGKANQDVTFMLPLPFRELNLMKQKHLSLMDLLHHFFPEMTKLEVIDSYKVVLIFDGLDECRLPLNFQKNERLCDGTESASVDVLLTNLIKGNLLPSALLWITSRPGAANQIPPECVDQVTEARGFSDPQKEEYFRKRISDQSLADKIISHLKSSRSLHIMCHIPVFCWISATVLERMLGEAERGQIPKTLTQMFTHFLIFQIKHKDQKYHQKCDPDPQQTRESILALGKLAFQQLEKGNLIFYEEDLRECGIDVREVSVYSGVCTQIFREEFGLHLGKVFSFVHLSVQEFLAALYAFFCFIFRKTNVLVEQSTGRFNFFRKSDMSDLLRSAVNKALQSKNGHLDLFLRFLLGLSLESNQTLLRGLMPQTGSSSHSKQETVEYIKEKIRENPSPEKSINLFHCLNELNDDSLVQEVQTYLNRGGLSRLSGTRLSPAQWSALVFVLLNSDQELDEFNLSKYDRSEECLLKLLPVVKASRRAELCVCKLTEESCRVLSSVLRSNSSRLRELNLSHNNLQDSGVKLLSAGLENPHCTLEKLRLRECDLTEESCRVLSSVLRSNSSRLRELNLSDNNLQDSGVKLLSAGLENPHCTLEKLRMWDCRITDEGCAALASALRSNSSSHLRELDLNDNNPGESGVKLLSDLLKDPHCNLETLHIKDNKLTRTGV from the exons atgacctccaacatgagtgtgtctggaGAACAGGACTTAAACAAAGACGAGAG aatgatggagggaaagagatcagactcaccagaacccagctgtgtgtccatgaagagtgaccGGTCAATGCATCGTCCACTTAACTTCAGAGACGGAGCCAGTTCTCCTGATGtgag accacaacagaagaaatcaaacctcagcagaaatcagttggactccatattcaag gagctggaacacaaagtcatcaccctgataaagaatgagctgaagaggtttaggaagctcctgagtccagattacccagcatgcactgagagggaggtggaggatgaggaggatctgcacAGTGTCGGAGAGGgagcgctgaagatcacactgcacgtcctgaagaacatgaaccacacagatctcgctaacacactgcacaaca agtctgtggcctctgtgtatcagacaaagctgaaatccagcctgagagagaagtttaaaagaattaatgaaggaatctcacagcatggaagctcagcacttctgaatgagatctacacagagctctacatcacagagggttggagtggagacgtcaataatgaacatgaggtgagacagattgagacagcgtccaggagaccagcaacacaggagacacccatcaaatgtaatgatctctttaaagacaagtccatcagaagtgtgctgactaaaggagttgctggaattggaaaaacagtctctgtgcagaagttcattctggactgggctgaaggaaaagcaaatcaggacgtcaccttcatgcttccacttccctttagagagctgaatctgatgaagcagaaacatctcagtctgatggatcttcttcatcactttttccctgAAATGACAAAACTAGAAGTAATAGACTCCTACAAAGTGgtgttgatctttgatggtctggatgagtgtcgacttcctctaaatttccagaagaatgagagattgtgtgatgggacagagtcagcctcagtggatgtgctgctgacgaacctcatcaaggggaatctgcttccctctgctctcctctggataacctctcgaccaggagcagccaatcagatacctcctgagtgtgtagaccaggtaacagaggcacgagggttcagtgatcctcagaaagaggagtacttcaggaagaggatcagtgatcagagcctggccgataaaatcatctcacacctgaagtcttcaagaagcctccacatcatgtgccacatcccagtcttctgctggatctcagccactgttctagagagaatgttgggtgaagcagagcGTGGAcagatccccaagactctgactcaaatgttcacacacttcctgatctttcagatcaaacacaaggaccaaaagtaccatcagaaatgtgaccctgatcctcagcagaccagagagagtatcctggcactgggaaaactggctttccaacagctggagaaaggaaacctgatcttctatgaggaagacctgagagagtgtggcattgatgtgagagaagtgtcagtgtactcaggagtgtgtacccaaatcttcagagaggagtttgggcttcacctggggaaggtgttcagctttgtacatctgagtgttcaggagtttctggctgctttatatgcatttttctgctttatttttagaaagacaAATGTGTTAGTGGAACAAAGCACTGGACGTTTTAATTTCTTCAGAAAGTCAGACATGTCTGATCTCCTCAGGAGCGCAGTGaacaaggccttacagagtaAGAACGGACACCTAgacctgttcctccgcttccttctgggtctctcactggagtccaatcagactctcttacgaggcttaatgccacagacaggaagcagctctcacagcaaacaggaaacagtcgagtacatcaaggagaagatcagggagaatccatctccagagaaatccatcaatctgttccactgtctgaatgaactgaatgatgattctctagtgcaggaagtacagaCTTACCTGAACAGAGGCGGTCTCAGTCGTCTCAGTGGAAccagactctctcctgctcagtggtcagctctggtgtttgtgttactgaactcagaTCAGGAGCTGGATGAGTTTAATTTGAGTAAATATGACCGATCAGAGGAATGTCTTCTGAagctgctgccagtggtcaaagcctccagaagAGCTGA gctgtgtgtgtgtaaactgacagaggaaagctgtagagttctgtcctcagttctcagatcaaactcctccagactgagagaactgaacctgagtcacaataacctgcaggattcaggagtgaagctgctctctgctggactggagaatccacactgtacactggagaaactgag gctgcgTGAGTgtgatctgacagaggaaagctgtagagttctgtcctcagttctcagatcaaactcctccagactgagagaactgaacctgagtgacaataacctgcaggattcaggagtgaagctgctctctgctggactggagaatccacactgtacactggagaaactgag gaTGTGGGACTGCAGGATTACAGATGaaggttgtgctgctctggcttctgctctgaggtcaaactcctcatcacacctgagagaactggatctgaacgataataatccaggagaatcaggagtgaagctgctctctgatctactgaaggatccacactgtaaccTGGAGACACTACA CATTAAGGATAATAAACTCACCAGGACTGGCGTATGA
- the LOC128604732 gene encoding histone H4: MSGRGKGGKGLGKGGAKRHRKVLRDNIQGITKPAIRRLARRGGVKRISGLIYEETRGVLKVFLENVIRDAVTYTEHAKRKTVTAMDVVYALKRQGRTLYGFGG; the protein is encoded by the coding sequence gtgGTAAGGGACTCGGCAAAGGAGGCGCTAAGCGTCACCGCAAGGTGCTTCGCGATAACATCCAGGGGATCACCAAGCCGGCTATTCGCCGTCTGGCTCGCCGTGGTGGTGTAAAGCGTATTTCTGGTCTGATCTATGAAGAGACTCGCGGTGTGCTGAAGGTGTTTTTGGAGAACGTGATCCGCGACGCCGTCACCTACACCGAGCATGCCAAGAGAAAGACCGTGACCGCTATGGATGTGGTGTACGCCCTGAAACGCCAGGGACGCACCCTGTACGGGTTCGGCGGTTAA